A genome region from Actinomycetota bacterium includes the following:
- a CDS encoding QueT transporter family protein produces MRSTRFVAQAGVIAALYAGLTLFALTTLSVLAWGPVQFRVSEALTVVACLTPAAVPGLWIGSVLANLWNLSNPMGWMDVVFGSLGSLLGAAWSWRFRRTVPLALAGPVLFNALIVPAYLPAMLAAAGIPPESALPLPGVLRGTWLDFYLWGVLTVGLGQVAVVYGIGWPLLAAVKRTPLAAMLGVAGAER; encoded by the coding sequence GTGCGCTCGACAAGGTTCGTCGCTCAAGCAGGTGTGATCGCCGCGCTGTACGCAGGGCTCACCCTGTTCGCGCTGACGACGCTCTCTGTGCTGGCGTGGGGTCCGGTGCAGTTCCGGGTCAGCGAAGCGCTCACGGTCGTCGCGTGCCTCACGCCGGCCGCCGTGCCCGGTCTTTGGATCGGCTCGGTGCTGGCGAACCTGTGGAACCTCTCGAATCCGATGGGCTGGATGGACGTCGTGTTCGGCTCGCTCGGGTCGCTGCTCGGCGCGGCCTGGAGCTGGCGCTTCCGTCGCACGGTGCCCTTGGCGCTGGCCGGGCCCGTGCTCTTCAACGCGCTGATCGTCCCCGCATACCTGCCGGCGATGCTCGCCGCCGCGGGGATCCCGCCGGAGTCCGCCCTGCCGCTGCCGGGCGTCTTGCGCGGCACATGGCTCGACTTCTACCTGTGGGGCGTGCTCACCGTCGGGCTCGGCCAGGTCGCGGTCGTCTACGGCATCGGCTGGCCGCTGCTCGCTGCGGTGAAGCGCACCCCGCTCGCGGCGATGCTCGGGGTCGCGGGGGCGGAGCGGTGA